From Sulfuracidifex tepidarius, one genomic window encodes:
- the gatE gene encoding Glu-tRNA(Gln) amidotransferase subunit GatE, whose translation MSDLGIKIGLEIHQQLETHRKLFCSCPSIMSDEYKVTLTRKLRPVTSEMGDVDVAALFEWRKGKTYLYHVPDASSCLVECDEEPPHEMDPEAVKIALGMAISLHATPVDEIYVMRKIVIDGSNTSGFQRTAIVSLGGFIEDKEGKVGIQTIAVEEDAARKVEEGKNETVYNLDRLGFPLIEISTAPDIKSPEQAERVALEIGQLLRMTGKVKRGLGTIRQDLNVSIMGGTKVEIKGVQRLELISTIIENEVRRQKTLLDIRQELKSRGVTEDMIKEIQQVDLTNVFLNTSSKIVRNGMSRGKVIGMRLPRMSGIMGRDVMPGRRFGTEVADYVRVLAGLGGLFHSDELPNYGITLDEVSEVKRVLDVKEGDGFVILVGEKEKLNIAVQTIKDRLNQALIGVPKETRGAEEDGTTRFLRPQPGSARMYPETDIPPMKVEDLMEQAKLYVPQPPEVKLKHFIEIGLNNELANQMLKSPRIDLFEYLTEKYNANPVFVATLLENTLKYVKSKGGDMNLVDEGVIETIVKHVSEGRISKDSVADILIEFTTSNKNLQDVISKYTSISTDQLISLIRQEVERNRKELVEKKDKAFTILMSTVMSKVRGKADGKVVAELIRKEIEKLQ comes from the coding sequence ATGAGTGATCTAGGTATTAAGATAGGCTTGGAAATTCATCAACAGCTGGAGACCCACAGGAAGTTATTTTGCAGTTGTCCCTCAATCATGAGCGATGAATACAAGGTAACTTTAACGAGAAAGCTCAGACCAGTTACGAGCGAGATGGGAGACGTTGACGTTGCAGCGCTCTTCGAATGGAGAAAGGGGAAGACGTACCTTTACCATGTTCCAGACGCGTCTTCGTGTCTGGTGGAATGCGATGAAGAACCACCTCATGAAATGGATCCAGAGGCTGTAAAAATAGCGCTTGGGATGGCAATATCTCTCCACGCAACTCCAGTAGACGAGATATACGTGATGAGGAAAATTGTCATAGATGGTTCTAACACATCAGGGTTCCAGAGGACTGCGATTGTATCCTTGGGTGGTTTCATAGAGGATAAAGAAGGCAAAGTAGGAATTCAGACCATTGCGGTTGAAGAGGACGCTGCAAGGAAGGTAGAAGAGGGGAAAAACGAAACAGTTTACAACTTGGATAGACTTGGCTTTCCTTTAATAGAGATATCTACAGCTCCAGATATAAAAAGTCCTGAACAGGCAGAGAGGGTAGCTCTCGAAATAGGACAACTGCTCAGAATGACGGGAAAGGTTAAAAGAGGACTCGGAACGATCAGGCAAGACCTTAACGTTTCCATAATGGGGGGCACGAAGGTCGAAATAAAGGGAGTACAGAGGCTTGAGTTGATTTCTACGATAATAGAAAATGAGGTAAGGAGACAGAAGACACTCCTTGATATTAGGCAGGAGCTCAAATCAAGAGGAGTTACTGAAGACATGATAAAGGAGATACAACAAGTTGATCTCACAAACGTCTTCCTTAACACTTCAAGCAAGATAGTCAGGAACGGCATGTCCCGCGGAAAGGTCATAGGCATGAGGCTACCCAGAATGTCGGGGATCATGGGGAGAGATGTAATGCCGGGGAGGAGGTTCGGAACCGAAGTCGCAGACTACGTAAGAGTCTTAGCTGGGCTCGGAGGTCTGTTCCATTCAGATGAGTTACCAAACTACGGAATCACGCTTGACGAAGTAAGTGAGGTGAAGAGAGTCCTAGACGTTAAAGAAGGGGATGGTTTCGTCATCCTAGTCGGTGAGAAAGAGAAGCTCAATATTGCAGTCCAGACTATAAAGGACAGGTTAAACCAAGCCCTTATCGGAGTGCCAAAGGAAACCAGGGGAGCTGAGGAAGACGGAACGACAAGGTTCTTAAGACCACAGCCTGGGTCAGCCAGAATGTACCCTGAGACTGACATTCCTCCGATGAAGGTAGAGGACTTAATGGAACAAGCTAAGCTTTACGTACCTCAACCTCCAGAAGTGAAGCTGAAACACTTCATCGAGATAGGGCTGAACAATGAACTTGCGAACCAGATGTTGAAGAGCCCTAGAATAGACCTCTTCGAATACCTCACCGAGAAATATAACGCCAATCCAGTTTTCGTTGCCACCCTTCTTGAGAACACCCTGAAATACGTGAAAAGCAAAGGAGGAGACATGAACTTGGTAGATGAAGGTGTAATTGAAACTATAGTTAAACACGTGTCGGAAGGTAGGATAAGCAAGGACTCAGTAGCAGATATATTGATAGAGTTCACTACTTCAAATAAGAACCTACAGGACGTAATATCTAAATATACTTCAATTTCAACTGACCAATTGATATCCCTAATTAGACAAGAAGTCGAAAGGAATAGAAAGGAGCTGGTCGAAAAGAAGGATAAGGCTTTCACCATCTTGATGTCAACAGTCATGTCAAAAGTAAGGGGAAAGGCTGACGGTAAAGTAGTAGCAGAATTAATAAGAAAGGAGATTGAGAAGTTACAGTGA
- the gatD gene encoding Glu-tRNA(Gln) amidotransferase subunit GatD, whose protein sequence is MLEGYRGKLASFLASKGIEIGDRIRIKKDSLEVEGILFPSFSRDEDIIVVKMDNGYNVGLKATGADLSLLSKRKAEDTRKPQSTGSKGEVKIISTGGTIVSKVEYETGAVRPALSTDEILEYLPQIKDIADIDAEILFTILSENMKPDYWTKIAEKVKESLDKGARGVVIAHGTDTMSYTASAIAFSFSEMTGPVVLVGSQRSSDRPSSDSSINLYSSVILAKESPFAEVAVLMHGESSDTYTIAHRGVKVRKMHTSRRDAFQSINDVPLAKVMWTENTVKMLRKDFVPRGKENRMDSKFDPRVFLLYYYPGMNPLILEAIKDKTRGIVLAGTGLGHTSEEFETVFREFTKDGIFVGMTSQCLFGRVNMNVYTTGRKLLEAGVVPLGDMLPETALVKLMWSLAHADDVEGVKKLMLTNMVGEFNDRHNEQLFPRWYYE, encoded by the coding sequence GTGTTAGAAGGTTACAGAGGAAAACTGGCTTCATTCCTAGCCTCTAAAGGGATAGAAATAGGGGATAGGATAAGAATAAAGAAGGATAGCCTTGAAGTAGAAGGGATCCTCTTCCCGAGTTTCTCTAGAGATGAGGACATCATAGTAGTAAAGATGGACAACGGTTACAACGTTGGGCTCAAGGCTACTGGAGCTGATTTGTCTCTTCTATCGAAGAGAAAGGCCGAAGATACCAGAAAACCTCAGAGCACTGGGAGTAAAGGAGAGGTCAAAATAATAAGCACTGGAGGAACGATAGTCTCTAAGGTAGAATATGAGACAGGTGCAGTTAGGCCTGCTTTGTCTACCGATGAGATCTTAGAATACTTGCCGCAGATAAAGGACATTGCAGACATAGATGCTGAGATACTTTTCACAATACTAAGCGAGAACATGAAGCCTGATTACTGGACCAAGATAGCAGAGAAAGTCAAAGAGTCATTAGACAAGGGAGCTAGAGGAGTTGTAATAGCTCACGGTACTGATACAATGAGCTATACTGCTAGCGCCATCGCTTTCTCTTTCTCTGAGATGACGGGACCAGTGGTTTTAGTAGGATCACAGAGAAGCAGTGACAGACCCAGCAGTGATTCTAGCATAAACCTTTACTCGTCAGTCATCTTGGCCAAAGAGTCACCTTTCGCAGAAGTTGCAGTCTTAATGCACGGGGAGAGCTCTGATACATACACAATAGCCCATAGAGGAGTAAAGGTAAGGAAGATGCATACTAGCAGAAGGGACGCTTTCCAAAGTATAAACGACGTTCCTTTAGCTAAAGTAATGTGGACCGAAAATACAGTCAAAATGCTGAGGAAGGACTTCGTTCCAAGAGGTAAAGAGAACAGAATGGACAGCAAGTTTGACCCCAGGGTTTTCTTACTTTACTATTACCCTGGAATGAATCCGTTAATACTGGAAGCGATAAAGGATAAGACAAGGGGAATAGTCTTGGCGGGAACAGGATTAGGGCACACATCAGAGGAATTCGAGACCGTCTTTAGGGAGTTCACTAAAGACGGGATTTTCGTGGGAATGACATCACAGTGCTTGTTTGGCAGGGTTAACATGAACGTTTATACTACGGGCAGAAAGCTACTTGAAGCTGGGGTGGTACCACTGGGAGACATGCTCCCTGAGACTGCATTGGTTAAGCTGATGTGGTCATTAGCCCACGCTGATGACGTTGAAGGGGTGAAGAAGTTAATGTTAACTAACATGGTTGGAGAGTTCAATGATAGGCATAACGAACAGCTATTCCCAAGGTGGTATTATGAGTGA
- a CDS encoding 30S ribosomal protein S30e, producing MPSHGSLTKAGKVRSQTPKVEAKEKHKESPRMRNKMEFTKRANGQQPSNSNKKRR from the coding sequence ATGCCATCTCATGGTTCGTTAACTAAGGCCGGAAAGGTAAGGAGCCAAACTCCTAAAGTAGAAGCGAAAGAAAAGCATAAGGAGTCTCCTAGAATGAGAAACAAAATGGAGTTCACTAAAAGGGCTAATGGGCAACAGCCCTCTAACTCAAACAAGAAAAGGAGGTAA
- a CDS encoding C/D box methylation guide ribonucleoprotein complex aNOP56 subunit (functions along with aFIB and aL7a; guides 2'-O-methylation of ribose to specific sites in RNAs): MKVYLVEHAIGSFAFDENGQLKDFVVNSKDIGKIISILNDNEKGIPFPSSVELLKKLNPSEVIVENEAEIPQLQGMGYRTTFKPHHLGAKEFRESMVKYALESKFAEKEEEVYSFLYQLSMEYTRSKLRGASQRRDLLAIQAIRAIDDIDKTINLFSERLREWYSLHFPELDRLIEDHLQYSKIISTLGYRDNITLEGLKEIGLNESKASKVYEAAKKSIGADISDDDLKAIKMLSDNILEKYKIRDNLANYLEEVMGEVAPNINALVGATLGARLLSIAGSLQELAKMPASTIQVLGAEKALFRALRSGSRPPKHGVIFQYQSIHMSPRWQRGKIARALAAKLAIASRIDAFSGRYVGNQLVESLNKRIEEIKTKYAQPPARPAKEQDVERAQRGEMREKRGGEKGRWKKGRKDEKYRGGNKGKWKRNKKGGKNKEK, translated from the coding sequence ATGAAAGTTTACTTAGTAGAACATGCCATAGGCTCGTTTGCCTTTGACGAGAATGGACAGCTTAAGGACTTCGTGGTTAATTCCAAGGATATAGGAAAGATCATTTCAATTCTCAATGACAACGAGAAGGGAATTCCCTTCCCCTCTTCAGTAGAGCTCCTGAAAAAGCTCAACCCTTCCGAGGTAATAGTTGAAAACGAAGCAGAAATTCCTCAACTTCAAGGAATGGGATATAGAACGACGTTTAAGCCTCATCACCTTGGAGCCAAAGAGTTCAGGGAATCCATGGTAAAATATGCGTTAGAGTCCAAGTTCGCAGAGAAGGAGGAGGAGGTCTACTCTTTCCTTTATCAGCTTTCAATGGAGTACACCAGGAGCAAACTAAGGGGTGCGTCGCAGAGGAGAGATTTGTTAGCGATTCAAGCGATCAGGGCTATAGACGATATTGACAAGACAATTAATCTGTTTTCAGAGAGGCTGAGGGAATGGTACAGCTTACATTTCCCTGAGTTAGATAGGTTAATAGAAGATCATCTTCAATATTCTAAGATCATCTCCACTTTAGGGTACAGAGACAACATAACCCTAGAAGGGCTAAAGGAAATAGGACTTAATGAATCTAAGGCTTCAAAGGTATACGAAGCAGCAAAGAAGAGCATAGGAGCTGATATATCTGATGATGATTTGAAGGCAATAAAGATGCTTTCGGACAACATTCTAGAAAAGTACAAGATTAGGGATAACTTGGCTAACTACCTTGAGGAAGTTATGGGAGAGGTAGCTCCTAACATCAACGCGTTGGTTGGAGCAACGTTAGGAGCAAGGCTTCTGAGCATAGCCGGCAGTCTTCAGGAGCTAGCTAAGATGCCCGCAAGTACAATCCAAGTTTTAGGCGCAGAAAAAGCCTTATTCAGAGCTTTGCGTAGCGGAAGTAGACCACCTAAACACGGTGTGATATTTCAGTACCAAAGCATTCATATGTCTCCCAGATGGCAGAGAGGAAAGATAGCAAGAGCGTTAGCTGCGAAGCTCGCCATAGCATCGAGGATAGACGCGTTCAGCGGTAGATACGTTGGAAATCAGCTTGTTGAGTCCCTAAACAAGAGAATAGAGGAAATAAAAACGAAATATGCTCAACCTCCAGCCAGACCAGCAAAGGAACAGGACGTGGAAAGGGCACAAAGGGGAGAGATGAGAGAGAAGAGAGGAGGAGAGAAAGGAAGATGGAAGAAAGGCAGAAAGGACGAAAAATACAGAGGAGGAAATAAGGGTAAATGGAAGAGAAATAAAAAGGGCGGAAAGAACAAAGAGAAATAA
- a CDS encoding fibrillarin-like rRNA/tRNA 2'-O-methyltransferase, with the protein MSEVFEVKETKMENVFQCLFNDGSERLCTKNMAVGSNVYGERLVKYQGVEYREWNAFRSKLAGAIMKGLKENPVKKGIKVLYLGAASGTTPSHISDIIEEKGKVYSVEFSPRVVRELILVAQKRPNMFPILADARFPQNYRSLVEDADVLYVDIAQPNQTDIAVYNAEFFLKHKGYMLLAIKARSIDVTKDPKEIYKTELEKIEKAGFVAEQVINLDPYDKDHSMFIAKYER; encoded by the coding sequence TTGTCAGAAGTGTTTGAAGTGAAAGAAACTAAAATGGAAAATGTTTTCCAGTGTCTGTTTAATGATGGCTCAGAGAGGCTCTGCACAAAGAATATGGCAGTAGGTTCTAACGTTTACGGGGAGAGGTTGGTCAAGTATCAAGGTGTTGAATACAGGGAATGGAACGCTTTTCGCAGTAAGCTAGCAGGGGCAATTATGAAAGGTCTGAAGGAGAACCCTGTAAAGAAGGGCATAAAAGTGCTTTATCTAGGGGCAGCATCAGGGACTACCCCTAGTCATATTTCAGATATAATTGAAGAGAAAGGTAAGGTATACAGCGTTGAGTTCTCCCCCAGAGTAGTAAGGGAGTTGATACTCGTTGCCCAGAAGAGACCTAACATGTTCCCGATACTTGCTGACGCAAGGTTTCCGCAGAACTACAGAAGTCTCGTAGAGGACGCTGATGTGTTATACGTTGACATAGCCCAACCGAATCAGACTGATATAGCGGTATATAATGCCGAGTTCTTCCTGAAGCACAAAGGATATATGCTTCTAGCCATAAAAGCGAGAAGCATTGACGTGACTAAGGATCCCAAGGAAATATACAAAACAGAATTGGAGAAGATTGAAAAGGCAGGATTTGTTGCAGAGCAGGTAATAAACCTAGATCCTTACGATAAAGATCATTCTATGTTTATAGCCAAGTATGAGAGATAG
- a CDS encoding DUF61 family protein, which produces MIDKIFDLGFKDIFNSLPKEFVTITDAVKGKNTILLGNGIPHTMKESEVTALSSKIPVYMWSMVKIPFLVVKTTNVGEYLVSGSEWQKKAISILVGRETDFLSTVDVEELIRGYKSIIFISLTNSLIHLDEE; this is translated from the coding sequence TTGATAGACAAAATTTTTGATCTGGGCTTTAAAGACATCTTCAATTCCCTTCCTAAGGAGTTTGTAACTATAACAGATGCAGTAAAGGGGAAGAACACAATTCTATTGGGTAACGGTATACCTCACACTATGAAGGAAAGCGAAGTAACTGCTTTATCGTCTAAAATACCGGTTTACATGTGGTCCATGGTAAAAATACCGTTTTTGGTTGTTAAAACTACTAATGTAGGTGAATACTTAGTTTCTGGTTCAGAGTGGCAGAAAAAGGCAATTTCAATATTAGTAGGAAGAGAAACAGATTTTTTGTCAACAGTAGATGTTGAAGAACTTATAAGGGGGTATAAATCTATAATATTTATAAGTTTAACTAACTCATTAATCCATTTAGATGAAGAATAG
- a CDS encoding helix-turn-helix domain-containing protein: MTFDLQDILELLASRDYKFSVITYPDTNRRSIDIVVEGRNRKFLLRVPSERAGKDELKDLKKIASATDSTAMIVTEDAEDDIVNRIDRVYGVSPYALERALEGEKLYIYKTRGGIFIKIKHDLLKEKREEMGISIGELAKSLGVSRQAIYDYEKGDSDVTVEVAEKMLEIFGDDIIGNVFDEICHHELQDDDVSTHDNTKAKISISLRKKGFNVINLKLAPADVIATTDKKRLIISIEPKDSNKAFKKFYDAKKLTLHVNGELVVLTKTSKVLAESRLEGFKTTSNVELDDVIDEED; encoded by the coding sequence TTGACGTTTGACCTTCAAGATATATTAGAACTATTAGCTAGCAGAGACTATAAGTTTAGCGTTATAACTTACCCAGACACAAACAGAAGGTCGATAGACATAGTAGTGGAAGGTAGAAATAGAAAGTTCTTACTGAGAGTCCCTTCAGAGAGGGCTGGGAAGGATGAACTTAAGGATCTGAAGAAGATAGCTTCAGCTACAGACTCCACAGCCATGATCGTAACCGAGGACGCTGAGGACGACATAGTAAATAGAATAGATAGAGTTTACGGCGTCTCCCCGTATGCCTTAGAGAGGGCATTAGAAGGAGAAAAATTGTATATCTATAAGACTAGAGGAGGAATTTTCATTAAAATTAAACACGACTTATTGAAGGAAAAAAGGGAGGAAATGGGTATAAGCATAGGAGAGCTAGCTAAGTCTCTAGGAGTGTCGAGACAAGCTATTTACGATTATGAAAAAGGAGATTCAGATGTGACAGTTGAAGTGGCTGAGAAAATGCTAGAAATTTTCGGTGATGACATAATAGGGAATGTTTTCGATGAGATTTGCCATCACGAACTGCAAGATGACGACGTTAGTACTCATGATAATACGAAAGCTAAGATATCAATATCTTTGAGGAAGAAAGGATTTAACGTAATAAACCTGAAACTCGCACCTGCTGACGTTATAGCGACAACCGACAAGAAAAGGTTGATCATATCAATAGAACCTAAGGATAGCAACAAAGCATTCAAGAAATTTTATGACGCAAAGAAACTGACACTCCACGTAAATGGGGAGCTAGTAGTACTGACTAAAACTAGCAAGGTTTTAGCTGAAAGCAGGCTAGAAGGATTCAAAACTACCTCCAATGTAGAGCTAGACGATGTCATTGATGAAGAAGATTGA
- a CDS encoding tRNA (guanine(10)-N(2))-dimethyltransferase, whose amino-acid sequence MKKIEIKEGKAVLHIPDPKEYTVDGKFDPAWSPVFYNPRMKLNRDISVAVAKVFSPKTVIDAFSASGVRGIRYALESGVGHIIFNDVDKNAVDLIKENIELNSIPSYEIYNMEANALLDVKRGVFIDIDPFGSPSPFIQASMRSTGRRGLIGFTATDLSPLEGSSPKACMRKYGATNKRKLSFSKEVGIRILIGRIAKDAAVEEKGIFPVLSFYHGHFFRVFVRVEEGATKADNSLEKMGFVAECERCGYHKFSSDPCDLRRCDYCGCEMNVAGPLWLGQLQDKSLLQQLHLEGEAEKIVSKMRAEATAPPFYYSLDKLSSRLRLSAVPSTSDIVECTSGFYTHFDPKGIKTDLSFEKVIECIKKFVR is encoded by the coding sequence ATGAAGAAGATTGAAATAAAGGAAGGTAAGGCTGTGCTTCACATACCTGATCCGAAAGAGTACACAGTTGACGGTAAGTTCGACCCCGCATGGTCTCCAGTATTTTATAATCCTAGGATGAAACTGAATCGAGACATAAGCGTCGCTGTAGCTAAGGTATTTTCTCCCAAGACCGTGATTGACGCTTTCTCAGCTTCAGGTGTGAGGGGAATAAGATATGCTCTCGAGTCAGGCGTAGGACATATCATATTTAATGATGTAGATAAAAACGCAGTCGATCTCATAAAGGAAAACATTGAGCTGAACTCCATACCTTCGTATGAAATCTACAACATGGAAGCTAATGCTCTCTTAGATGTTAAGAGAGGGGTGTTTATAGATATAGACCCTTTTGGTTCTCCATCTCCTTTCATCCAAGCATCCATGAGGTCTACTGGCAGACGTGGCTTGATAGGTTTCACGGCTACGGATCTCTCTCCTCTGGAGGGTAGTTCTCCCAAGGCATGTATGAGGAAATATGGAGCAACAAACAAAAGGAAGCTGAGCTTCTCCAAGGAGGTTGGAATAAGGATACTTATAGGCAGAATAGCTAAGGACGCTGCAGTAGAGGAGAAAGGGATTTTCCCCGTTCTTAGTTTCTATCACGGTCACTTTTTCAGAGTCTTCGTGAGGGTAGAGGAAGGAGCCACAAAGGCAGACAATTCTCTTGAGAAGATGGGTTTTGTTGCAGAGTGTGAGAGGTGCGGTTACCATAAATTCTCCTCAGACCCGTGCGATCTAAGGAGGTGTGACTACTGCGGTTGCGAAATGAACGTGGCTGGTCCACTTTGGTTAGGCCAACTTCAAGATAAAAGCTTGCTCCAGCAACTTCATCTTGAAGGCGAGGCAGAGAAAATAGTATCTAAGATGAGAGCTGAAGCTACAGCCCCACCTTTCTATTACTCATTAGATAAACTCTCGTCTAGATTGAGGTTGAGTGCCGTTCCATCAACTAGCGATATAGTTGAGTGTACGTCTGGATTTTATACACATTTCGACCCTAAAGGTATCAAAACAGACCTGAGCTTTGAAAAAGTAATAGAATGTATTAAAAAATTTGTAAGGTAA
- a CDS encoding winged helix-turn-helix transcriptional regulator, whose translation MGSDFSNYEELVRMKIKETGEKGISQQELARAVGIPARDVAVIVKKLIERKVIAKKAIKENGKNVIKLFPLRNSEVKLYVKLETVNEIPCMRCGLLSKCGDGTHISPSTCGKLSGWMLTNIGGA comes from the coding sequence ATGGGCTCAGATTTCTCAAATTATGAGGAGCTTGTAAGGATGAAGATAAAGGAGACTGGAGAAAAGGGAATTTCTCAGCAGGAACTTGCCAGAGCTGTAGGTATACCAGCTAGGGATGTAGCAGTCATAGTTAAAAAGTTAATAGAAAGAAAAGTGATTGCTAAGAAGGCAATTAAGGAGAATGGGAAAAACGTAATCAAGTTATTTCCTTTGAGAAACAGTGAAGTGAAATTATACGTTAAGCTAGAGACCGTAAACGAGATACCTTGTATGAGATGTGGCCTTCTTTCCAAATGTGGAGATGGAACACATATCTCCCCTTCTACATGTGGTAAGTTATCCGGTTGGATGCTTACCAATATAGGGGGAGCTTAA
- a CDS encoding transcription initiation factor IIB: MKCPVCGEDSVIYDTVRNQVVCVNCGYVPEERIVDVGPEWRAYNQKDRMSKERTGSPLSNNIHDQGLTTTIGVSYKDKRKSLSLKRTQDKTRVSNGDKKLVTLLSILNQQSAKMGLPDYVRSTAATIIRKLVKEKATNRIDKNVLVIAALYYSCEINKIPQHLQEFKAKFSVDRNEFWKALKKIQNIKQTSPELRPKIKPNEYIPKINSSLNLPQPVATKASQLVEKMYDEGMTSGKGYLALSAAAVYLMSTLMDKKRTQKEIADALKITEVTIRNRYKDIIGNFDIEVKI; the protein is encoded by the coding sequence ATGAAGTGTCCTGTATGCGGAGAAGACTCAGTAATATATGATACAGTCAGGAATCAGGTAGTCTGTGTAAACTGCGGTTACGTTCCAGAAGAGAGAATAGTGGACGTAGGACCGGAGTGGAGGGCTTACAATCAGAAGGACAGAATGAGCAAGGAAAGGACTGGGTCTCCGCTATCAAATAACATACATGACCAAGGGCTAACAACTACCATTGGTGTCTCATATAAAGACAAACGAAAGTCATTATCGTTGAAAAGGACTCAAGATAAGACCAGAGTTTCAAACGGTGACAAGAAACTCGTAACGTTGCTTTCCATATTGAACCAACAAAGCGCCAAAATGGGGCTTCCAGATTACGTTAGGAGCACCGCAGCTACTATAATAAGGAAACTTGTGAAAGAGAAAGCGACCAATAGAATAGATAAAAACGTACTCGTCATCGCTGCTCTTTATTATTCGTGTGAAATAAATAAGATTCCTCAACATCTTCAAGAGTTCAAAGCTAAGTTTTCAGTGGATAGAAATGAATTCTGGAAGGCTCTCAAGAAGATCCAAAATATCAAACAGACGTCTCCTGAACTTAGACCTAAAATAAAACCAAATGAGTACATACCTAAAATAAATAGTTCGCTTAATCTTCCTCAGCCAGTTGCAACTAAGGCGTCACAATTAGTTGAAAAGATGTATGATGAAGGAATGACGAGCGGAAAAGGATACTTGGCTCTAAGCGCTGCAGCAGTTTATCTCATGAGTACATTGATGGACAAGAAGAGAACTCAAAAGGAGATAGCTGATGCATTGAAAATAACCGAAGTTACAATCAGAAACAGATATAAAGATATCATAGGGAACTTTGACATTGAAGTGAAGATATAA
- a CDS encoding PRC-barrel domain-containing protein has protein sequence MTREKLIETNGLYNKLERNKSIVKLKNSYDYTRLNIIGKALVNDKGDRIGKILDVIGNVSEPYALVLQVNEINQGDRLYIELPLRGRRR, from the coding sequence GTGACACGTGAAAAGCTTATTGAAACAAATGGTTTGTATAATAAGTTAGAAAGGAACAAATCTATTGTAAAATTAAAGAATAGCTATGATTATACCAGGCTCAATATTATAGGGAAAGCATTAGTAAATGACAAAGGGGATAGGATAGGTAAAATTTTAGATGTAATAGGAAATGTAAGCGAGCCTTACGCATTAGTGCTCCAGGTCAATGAGATTAACCAAGGCGATAGGCTGTATATCGAATTACCTTTGAGGGGGAGGAGAAGATGA
- a CDS encoding coiled-coil protein has translation MSSLPKAEEDEISLKRSQLRDEITKLKEERVKLVKQFDSLRDRRTELIEKVKQLRTQIETVRGEFKVKLDQLNKLKEKKDSVFKEIQGMRKQLDEAKKSSTQQQPGLRPEVLRRRIKELEWRVETSSLPLDEEKRIIQKIAELEKKLAEVKKTVKVREKGTVSRAEYLAKKVELSAVKEDISKVVAELNEKKRILSSLKEERDKISKEIDDINKKMDEVSNSIKQLNQQITEKYNELDSYNAKSRRMAEQSRQENITRMGENEKEILEKKRKDVEEKLKQKKRLTFEELYILYGDVDRNNGKDNSNIH, from the coding sequence ATGTCTTCACTTCCGAAGGCCGAAGAGGACGAAATTTCCCTCAAGAGATCTCAGCTAAGGGATGAGATAACAAAGCTAAAAGAAGAAAGAGTTAAGTTAGTGAAACAATTTGATTCGTTAAGAGACAGGAGAACCGAACTTATAGAAAAAGTAAAACAACTAAGGACACAGATAGAAACAGTCAGAGGGGAGTTCAAGGTAAAATTAGATCAACTTAACAAGTTGAAAGAAAAGAAAGATTCTGTTTTTAAAGAAATTCAGGGTATGAGAAAACAGCTGGATGAGGCCAAGAAATCCTCTACCCAGCAACAGCCTGGTCTCAGACCAGAAGTCCTGAGAAGAAGAATTAAGGAATTAGAGTGGAGAGTTGAGACTTCCTCTCTTCCTTTAGATGAGGAAAAAAGAATAATTCAGAAGATAGCAGAGCTTGAGAAGAAATTAGCAGAAGTAAAGAAAACGGTTAAAGTTAGAGAGAAAGGTACAGTAAGCAGGGCAGAATACTTAGCAAAAAAGGTAGAGTTGTCCGCTGTCAAGGAAGACATTTCAAAGGTTGTGGCAGAACTAAACGAGAAAAAGAGAATCCTGTCCTCTTTGAAAGAGGAGCGTGATAAGATCTCGAAGGAAATTGACGACATAAACAAAAAGATGGACGAAGTATCTAACTCAATAAAACAACTTAATCAGCAAATAACTGAAAAATATAACGAACTAGACTCATACAATGCTAAGAGTAGACGCATGGCAGAGCAGTCTAGACAAGAGAACATTACTAGAATGGGAGAAAACGAGAAGGAGATCTTAGAGAAGAAGAGGAAGGATGTAGAGGAGAAGTTAAAGCAAAAGAAGAGACTTACGTTCGAAGAACTTTATATACTTTACGGGGATGTAGATAGGAACAATGGCAAAGATAATAGTAATATACATTGA